The following coding sequences lie in one Desulfomonilia bacterium genomic window:
- a CDS encoding MerR family transcriptional regulator translates to MGIKISEISRKSGVAASTIRYYVREGLLPEPERKNRNMSYYDEACIERIKTVRHFQEKKFYPLTVIRNIMRRIDDGMSVSEAEAIEHAVFGDGTETLTSRTEFLIKTGLMEDELKEAEAAGLLMPFMQEGKKRMYDADDIRFGRIIKRMSELGINIRKLDFYVQIGRALMDHEMALRKDVVKGKSKEENIRITSEITKSADTIRGYVLKRLFQRTVENNIRKSLLKNK, encoded by the coding sequence AGATAAGCGAAATTTCAAGAAAGAGCGGAGTGGCCGCATCGACCATACGCTATTATGTCAGGGAAGGGCTGCTTCCCGAACCTGAAAGAAAAAACAGGAACATGTCCTACTATGACGAGGCATGCATTGAAAGGATTAAGACAGTCAGGCATTTCCAGGAAAAGAAGTTTTACCCGCTAACCGTCATCAGGAATATCATGAGAAGGATAGATGACGGTATGAGTGTTTCAGAAGCGGAGGCGATCGAACATGCAGTTTTCGGTGACGGGACTGAAACTCTAACCAGCCGGACTGAATTTCTCATCAAGACCGGTCTGATGGAAGACGAGTTGAAAGAGGCCGAAGCCGCCGGACTTCTTATGCCTTTTATGCAGGAAGGCAAAAAAAGGATGTATGATGCCGACGACATAAGGTTCGGCCGCATAATTAAAAGGATGAGTGAACTTGGTATTAATATCAGAAAGCTTGATTTTTATGTCCAGATCGGCCGGGCGCTCATGGATCATGAAATGGCCCTGAGAAAGGATGTCGTAAAGGGCAAATCAAAAGAGGAAAATATCAGGATAACATCAGAAATTACGAAGTCTGCCGACACCATAAGGGGATATGTCTTGAAAAGGCTCTTCCAGCGTACGGTTGAAAATAATATCAGGAAGAGCCTGTTAAAGAACAAATAG